CTCAATGGCGTCGCCCCCGGGGTCCAAGGGTCCGTCCGAGCCGCGGAGTACCGGGACGCCGGCCTTGCGGGCGGATTCTCTGGCCATGGACTTGTTGCCCATCATTTCGATGGCGTCCGCGTCGGGACCCACCCAGGTCAGCCCTGCATCTGCGACCTTCCGGGCGAATGCGGAGTTCTCGGAGAGGAAGCCGTAGCCCGGGTGGACGGCATCGCAGCCGTTGTCCAAGGCCGCGGAGATGATGGCGTCCTGGTTGAGGTAGCTGGCGGGCGCAGGAGCCGGGCCTACTACCACCACGTTGTCGGCGGTGCGGGCTGCAAGGGAATTGGCGTCTGGTTCGCTGGCGACCAGGACTGTTTCGATGTCCATTTCGCGTGCGGTCCGTGCCACTCGGACGGCGATTTCGCCGCGGTTGGCGATAAGCAGTTTCTTCATGGCTTTCCTTCGTGGATGACGACGATGGCGTCGCCCGGGTTGACCATGTCGCCCTCGTTGACTTCGAAGGACTCGAGGACCCCGGCCACATCTGATTGGATTTCGGTGAACTGCTTCATGATTTCGACGATGCCCAGGGTCTGGCCGATCTCGATGGTGTCGCCTTCGTTGGCGAACGGCGGTTTGCCGGGGCCGGGCTTGCGGTAAAAGATTCCAGGGAGCGGGGAGACGATGGTTGCCACGGGGTTGCTCGCTTTCAGATGGTTGGATAAGTCAGAGTCAGCCCAGGACGGCGCGCACGGCGGTGGCCACTGCAACAGAGTTGGGTGCGTCGGAGTGGATGCAGATACTCTGGAACGCGATATCCAGTTCAGTGCCGTCAACGGCCAGAATGGGTTGTCCCGCCAGCGCCCGTCTGACGCGCTCGGCAGCGGCGATCGGGTCCGTGGGTGCCGGGCGGCGCTGGATAAGGAGCTCACCGGCGGGACCGTAATTGAGGTCAACATAGAGTTCCGGCACGAATTCCACCCCCATGGCCCGGCACACGGATTCGTGAGCGGTCCCGGCGAGCCCGAAGAAGGGGACGCCAAACTGTTTGGCGGTTCCGGCGGCGGCCTGCATCAGTTCCTCGTCGCCGGCCAGCATTCCGTAAAGGGCGCCGTGGGGTTTGATGTGGTTCAGTTCAAGCCCGTGCTTTGCCAGAAAAGCAGTCAGGGCCCCGGTCTGGTACAGGATGATCGATTCGACCTCGCCAGGGCTAAGGACCATGCGGCGGCGTCCGAATCCCACCACGTCCGGAAGACCGGGGTGGGCCCGACGGCCACGCCGTGCTCGGCGGCCAGCGCCACGGTCCGGTTCATGACGTCCGGATCGCCGGCGTGATAGCCGCAGGCGACGTTGGCGACGTCGATGATGCGCATGAGTGCATCGTCGTTGCCGAACTCGTGAAGGCCAAGGCCTTCGCCCATATCGGAGTTCAAAAGCACGCGTACGGGAGTGTCGGTAGTCACACTTGATTGCATGGGTGTAACGCTACTCAGCATTTCGGGTTACCGATATTGTGCAGACCGCCTAATATCCAGGGATGAACTATGGTTATTGCACTGTCCAGCGGGCGACTCCCGCCGTTCTTGGAGGCTTCCTTGCGAATCTCAGACTTGGTGGTCGACGCCGACCTCAACATCCGCCTTCGCGTTACGGGCGGCGAAGGCCGCCTGGCTCGACCCATCACGTGGTGCGCTCCGACCGAGCATATGGACCCCACGCCCTTCCTCAGTGTGAATGCCCTTGTGCTGACCAATGGCATGGGCCTTAACGTCAAGGACTTCAGGATCTGGGACGCCTACGTGGAACGGCTGGTCTCAGTCCCTGTCTCCGGGCTGGCATTCGGGCTGGGCGCCGCGCACAGCGAACTGCCGGCAGGCTTGGTCCAGGCCTGCGAGGCGCACGGCCTGCCACTGCTGGAGCTCCCGCCGGAAGTGCCCTTCGTGCTGATCATGCGCCATGTGGAGCAGGCCATCGCCGCGGAGCGTTATGAGGAGTTGCGAAAGGGCTGGGAGCTGGCCGATGGATGCACCCGGTTAGCGGCCGGGGGGCATTCCCTGGCCGAGGTTCTGGAACGGGTGGCGGACGTTGTCAACGCGAGGGTGGCCGTGATCGATTACAATGCGTTCGAGCTTGTCTCCGCAGGCGCGGCTCACGGCGGGCCCACGCGAACAGCGCTGCGCCTGCCCAGCGGCGACTCCGAGCAATTCCGGCTTGCCATCGAGGGCATCGGGAGCGACATCGTGCTGCAGCCCATTCTTGGCCCCGTCGCTGCAGTCATAGCGATGCAGCTGAGCTACACTCTCGGGTCGCATTCACCCCTGCATTCCCGGGAGGCCGCCCGCTTCATGGAGACCCTCTACGAGGACCGCGGTGAGCCGTCGGCGCCGTTGAGCCGCTATGCTCTCGAATCCGGGTTTGATCCCGACGGAGACTGGGGCGCGGTGCTCATCGGCAGGTCGGAAGAAGTAACCCCCGCAAAGCTGCGTGCCATCGCCTGGCGCGCACGCGTGGGGCTGCAGTCCACATTCAGCACGGTGAGGTTCATGGAGGAAGCCGGGCTGACGACTCTTCTCCTGCAGCACCGGCACGGAGCGGCCGATCTGCTGGATGCGACGCGGGGCTTCTTTACGGACGCCCCGGAACTGTCCGTCGTCGTCTCCGAATCCCTGAGCCTCAGCGAATTGCCGCTGGCGCTGCAGCTCGCCCGCCGTCACGTTGGGCGGGCCGGCGTGCACCGTGCGCCGCTGGCCGATCTCGCCGGCATTGTGCAGGGGCTGCCCAGCCCGGGCCTGGTGGCAATGTGCCAGCGGCTGCTGGCCCCACTGGCCTCCGACGGCGGCAGCGCGTTGCGTGAGACGTTCGACGCATACCTGCGCCACAGCGGGAATTCCGCGAAAATCTGCGATGAGCTCTTCATCCACCGAAACACGCTCAGCTACAGGCTCCGGAAAATCGAGGAGCTCCTCAAACTGGATTTGTCCGACGGCGAAGTCCGCGCCACTTGCCTGCTCGCCTTGGGAATCGTCGCGGCATCGCACTGAGGAAATCCGCCGGGAAATCGCTCGGGAACTCGTGCTGAGGAAATCTCCACGGTGAACCTCAGTCGCTGCTTTCCCGCACACACAGGATCGGCTCCAGCCTGACCGGCTCGACGATTTCGCCGTCCAGCACGCGCTTCAGGAGCTGCACTGCCGTCCGCCCGATGTCCAGCATGGGCGAGCGGACCGAGGACAGCGGAATCGGAAGCGCCGCGGCCAGCGAGGTGTCATTGAAACCAACCACCGCCACGTCGCCGCCAACCGCGAGGCCACGGGACCGCAGTGCTCCCATGCAACCGATCGCCGCAAAGTCATTGACGGCGAACAGCGCAGTCGGATGGGGGTTGCAGTGAGTCAGGATATTCTCGGCCGCTTCCCGTCCGCCGGCGGTATCGAACCGGGACCACACCACGGCCTTCCGGGGAATTTTTCCCCCCAGGGAACGCCAGCGATCTACGAAGCCGGCGGTCCGGTCGACCGCCGTGCTGGCATAGGGCTCGCCCGCAATCACAGCGACGTTCCGATGCCCCTTGCTCCACAGATGGTCCGCGACAAGCTCGCCGCCAAGGACGTCGTTGCAGGTGGCGGACGGGTAGCCGGGGACGCGGCGGTTCATGAGCACGAACGGTACCTTCCGTGCCGTCAACTCCCGCAACAGGCCATTGTCCAGATGTGCGTCACCGATGATCAGCCCGTCCACGCGTCGGGCCAGCATGGTGTCCGTCTTCCGTCGTTGTTCCTCGGGGTCGTCGCGGGAGTTCATGACGAACGTGGAATAGCCCAGCTCCGCAGCGGCCTCGTCAATGCCCTCGTACATGATTGCCAGGACGAGGTCCGAAAGCCGGGGCACGATCACCCCCATGAGGCGCGTGCGCCGCGTCCGCAGCCCGGCGGCCTGGGGGTCGGGAGAGTAGCCCCGTTTCCGCGCCAGCTCCCGGACGCGTTCGGCCGTTGCCACGGAGGCTGCCCCCCGCGCCACTGCGGAGCCCGAGTGAAGGATCCTGGATACCGTCGAAGGGTGAATGCCGAGCTCGCTCGCCAGATCCTTCAGTGTGACCGTGTGGTCCCCGGCCGTGGTTCTTTCCATGCGTTTCCCTGCCTCAGCTCAAAAAGACGACATTACCAAGACTGCCCGATAACGTGCGGTCGCTGATTCGGGAGCCCTTGACGTGGCGCTCCTCACATTCTATAGTCATTTCACCGCCGAACCCAATCGATTGGGTTGTCGGGGCTCGGATGCGAAGCGGCGAACTGTTTGCACCGTCGAATACTCGGAGGCGTCTGCGGGAAACATCGCAAAGATTATTTTTATCCCACAGCCCAATCGATTGGGTAAGCATCTGGCAACAGGTGCAGGACAAACGGAGTGGAAATGACTGTCACAGAATTGGCTGGCCCCCATGTGGTGCTGTTGGCGACGGGAGGAACCATTTCCTCCCGTGCGTCGCAGGGCGGGGGAGCCGCCGTGGCGTCGGACACCGGGGAGCAGGTGTTCGCCAGCATGGGGGTTGCGGCCCCGTATCCGGTCCGCGTGGTCGATGTCTTCCGGAAGGGTTCGTACCTGCTGACGGTCGATGACATGATCGCCATCTGCGCCAGCGTCAGGCAAGCCTTGGCGGACCCGCAGGTTCTGGGGGTCGTGGTCACCCACGGTACGGACACGATGGAGGAGACTGCGTATCTTGTTGACCTCACTCACGATGATCCTCGTCCTGTGGTGTTCACCGGAGCGCAGGAGGCGGCCGACTCCCAGAGGCCGGACGGTCCCGACAATCTGTCCCGCGCGATCGCCGTCGCGGGTTCCCCGCAGGGCCGGGGGAAGGGCGTACTGCTGGCGTTTGCCGGGACCATCTTCCCGGCGGCCGGAGTCCGGAAAAGCCACACAACCCGGCGCGATGCGTTCGGTAACCCGGATTTCGGAACCGCCGGTTCGGTGTCCGACTCCGGCGAGGTCAGCATGCACGCAGTACGCCCCGGCATTGCCCCGTTGCCGTTGCCGGGCGTCGGCGCCGGTTCGCCGCGCGTGGATCTTATTGCTGCCTACCCAGGAGCGGATTCCGCTCTCCTGCGGGCTTCCCTGCAGGCCGGGGCGGCAGGGGTTGTGCTGCAGGGGACGGGAACGGGCAACGCCAACCGCGCGATGTGCCGGGAGGTCGCTGACGCTACGGCGGCCGGCGTCGTGGTGGTGACGAGCACGCGGGTGGAGGCCGGCGCCGTCGTTCCCCGCTACGGCAATGGCGGCGGCGCCGACCTCCTCGCGGCCGGTGCCATACCGTCCGGGCTGCTTAGGCCATCCCAGTCGCTGGTGCTGCTCAGCCTTCTGCTCCGACTGGGCACCCCCAAGGACAGGATTGCGGAAGCGTTCGCCCGCCGGGGCACACCGCCTGACTAGTACCACCCGATACCAAAACCTCAACGACAAGACCTCTACAAAAAATGCAATGAAAGGTTGATCTCATGACTAAGGACATCCAAGTCGCGTTCGGCGTCGACGTGGACGCCGTAGCCGGAATGCTCGGCTCCTATGGGGCGAGGATTCCCCGTGCGATATCTCCCGTGGCTTGTTCAGCGGCGAGGTCGGCGGCCCGCGCATTATCCGTCTCTTCGAGAAGTACGGCCTGACCGCCACGTGGTTCGTGCCCGGCCACTCGATCGAGACCTTCCCGGACCTGACCCGGATGATCGTGGACGCGGGGCACGAAATCGGCGTACACGGGTACTCACATGAAAACCCCATCGCCATGACCCGCGAGCAGGAGACGGCCATCCTGGACCGGTCGATCGAACTCATCGAAAAGGTGTCCGGCCGTCGCCCCACGGGCTATGTCGCTCCCTGGTGGGAATTTTCCCCGGTCACCAACGAGATCCTCCTCGAACGCGGAATCAAGTACGACCACTCCCTGATGCACCGCGATTTCGAGCCCTATTACGTGCGTGTCGGTGACAGCTGGAAGAAGATCGACTACACCAAGGCCGCGGAGACCTGGATGGAGCCGCTTGTCCGCGGCAAGGAGACCGACCTTGTCGAGATCCCGGCCAACTGGTACCTGGACGACCTCCCTCCCATGATGTTCATCAAGGCGGCCCCGAACTCCCACGGATTCGTCAGCCCCCGGGACACCGAACAAATGTGGCGCGACCAGTTCGACTGGGTGTACCGGGAAATGGACCAGGCCGTCTTCACCATGACCATCCACCCGGATGTCTCGGGCCGCCCCCAGGTCCTGCTCATGCTTGAGCGCCTCATCGAACACATCAACTCCCACGACGGCGTCAGTTGGCTGACGTTCGACCAGATCGCGGACTCCTTCCTCGCCCGCAGCCCCCGAAAGGAAAACCAGTAATGACCATCCAGCAGCCCGCCGTCGACCTGACGCAACCCGCGCCGGACGAAAAACGCCGCTTCCCGGTATTCTCCAAGCACCACACAACCACCGCCACCGTTCTGGCCCTGCTGGCCTGGACCGTCGCCGTGTTCGACTTCGGACTTTTCGGCACCCTCCTGCCGGCCATGCAGGAGGAATTCGGCTGGACCGCGACGGAAGCCTACGCCATCAACACCTGGATCGCCGTCGGCACCGCCATCGTCTGCTTCGGAATCGGCCCCGTTATTGACCGGCTCGGCCGCCGCAAGGGCATGATGACCACTATCGGTGGAACCGCGATTGTCTCCGGCCTGACGGCCCTGATCCCGACAGGAATCCCGTTCCTCAGCAACGGCCTGCTGGTGCTCGTCCGTTCCTTCGGCGGGCTCGGATTCTCGGAGCAGGCCGTCAACGCGACCTACATGAACGAGGTCTACCAGGTCACCGAAGTCGCCGACAAGCGCAAGCGCCCCGGCTTCCACTACTCCTTCATCCAGGGCGGCTGGCCGCTGGGCTTCCTGCTCGCCAGCGCCCTCGCCCTCGCCTTCCTTCCGTCCCTCGGCTGGCGCGCCCTGTACCTGATGGCCACCGTTCCGGCCGCGATCATCGTGTGGGTCATCGCCAAGAAACTGAAGGAGACGCCGCAGTTCGAACTGCACCACAAGCTGACCCAACTTGAGAAGAGCGGCAAGACCGAGGACGCCCATTCCCTGGCCCATGCATTCGGCGTCGAGCACTCCTCCGCGGCCCCGCTCAAGCGCATCTGGGAGCCGCACCTGCGCCGGAACACGATCGTCTTGTCGCTGGCCTGGATCTTCAACTTCTTCGGCATCCTGATCTTCAGCATTCTCGGCAGCTCCGTTCTGAAGAACGCCAAGGGTGTGGAACTTTCTGATGCCTTCTGGATGCTGATCGTCATCAACATGCTGGCGTACTTCGGCTACGTCTTCCACGGATGGATCGGTGACAAGATCGGCCGCAAGCTGACTATCATCGGCGGCTGGATTCTCTCCGGCATCTCGTTCACCATCATGCTCAGCCCCATCGCCACGAGCCCCTTCATGATCATCGTCACCTACGGCGCCGGATTGTTCTTCCTGGTCGGACCGTACGCCGCAATCCAGTACTTCATGGCAGAGTGCTACCCCGTGAGTTGCCGTGCCACCGGCACAGCCTTCATCGGCGCAATGAGCCAGCCCGGCACCATTCTCGGCGGCGCGCTGTTCACGGCAGCGGCAGCCAGTGCGGGAACCGGCGCCGCAGCCCTGTGGGTCGGCGCGGCCGGAACGCTGTTCTCCGGCCTGCTGATGATCGCAGCGAAGCCGCCGGTTGAGGCCCTTCTCGAGGATCACCCTCATGACGACTGAGAACAGGGTGGCCGTGATTACCGGAGCGGCCAGCGGCATTGGTCGGGCCCTCGCGGTCCATTACGCCCAGCGCGGCGTGCACGCGGTGATCGGCACCTTTCCC
This genomic window from Arthrobacter sp. 24S4-2 contains:
- a CDS encoding acetyl-CoA carboxylase → MATIVSPLPGIFYRKPGPGKPPFANEGDTIEIGQTLGIVEIMKQFTEIQSDVAGVLESFEVNEGDMVNPGDAIVVIHEGKP
- a CDS encoding PucR family transcriptional regulator → MRISDLVVDADLNIRLRVTGGEGRLARPITWCAPTEHMDPTPFLSVNALVLTNGMGLNVKDFRIWDAYVERLVSVPVSGLAFGLGAAHSELPAGLVQACEAHGLPLLELPPEVPFVLIMRHVEQAIAAERYEELRKGWELADGCTRLAAGGHSLAEVLERVADVVNARVAVIDYNAFELVSAGAAHGGPTRTALRLPSGDSEQFRLAIEGIGSDIVLQPILGPVAAVIAMQLSYTLGSHSPLHSREAARFMETLYEDRGEPSAPLSRYALESGFDPDGDWGAVLIGRSEEVTPAKLRAIAWRARVGLQSTFSTVRFMEEAGLTTLLLQHRHGAADLLDATRGFFTDAPELSVVVSESLSLSELPLALQLARRHVGRAGVHRAPLADLAGIVQGLPSPGLVAMCQRLLAPLASDGGSALRETFDAYLRHSGNSAKICDELFIHRNTLSYRLRKIEELLKLDLSDGEVRATCLLALGIVAASH
- a CDS encoding LacI family DNA-binding transcriptional regulator, translated to MERTTAGDHTVTLKDLASELGIHPSTVSRILHSGSAVARGAASVATAERVRELARKRGYSPDPQAAGLRTRRTRLMGVIVPRLSDLVLAIMYEGIDEAAAELGYSTFVMNSRDDPEEQRRKTDTMLARRVDGLIIGDAHLDNGLLRELTARKVPFVLMNRRVPGYPSATCNDVLGGELVADHLWSKGHRNVAVIAGEPYASTAVDRTAGFVDRWRSLGGKIPRKAVVWSRFDTAGGREAAENILTHCNPHPTALFAVNDFAAIGCMGALRSRGLAVGGDVAVVGFNDTSLAAALPIPLSSVRSPMLDIGRTAVQLLKRVLDGEIVEPVRLEPILCVRESSD
- a CDS encoding asparaginase, whose amino-acid sequence is MTVTELAGPHVVLLATGGTISSRASQGGGAAVASDTGEQVFASMGVAAPYPVRVVDVFRKGSYLLTVDDMIAICASVRQALADPQVLGVVVTHGTDTMEETAYLVDLTHDDPRPVVFTGAQEAADSQRPDGPDNLSRAIAVAGSPQGRGKGVLLAFAGTIFPAAGVRKSHTTRRDAFGNPDFGTAGSVSDSGEVSMHAVRPGIAPLPLPGVGAGSPRVDLIAAYPGADSALLRASLQAGAAGVVLQGTGTGNANRAMCREVADATAAGVVVVTSTRVEAGAVVPRYGNGGGADLLAAGAIPSGLLRPSQSLVLLSLLLRLGTPKDRIAEAFARRGTPPD
- a CDS encoding MFS transporter, which produces MTIQQPAVDLTQPAPDEKRRFPVFSKHHTTTATVLALLAWTVAVFDFGLFGTLLPAMQEEFGWTATEAYAINTWIAVGTAIVCFGIGPVIDRLGRRKGMMTTIGGTAIVSGLTALIPTGIPFLSNGLLVLVRSFGGLGFSEQAVNATYMNEVYQVTEVADKRKRPGFHYSFIQGGWPLGFLLASALALAFLPSLGWRALYLMATVPAAIIVWVIAKKLKETPQFELHHKLTQLEKSGKTEDAHSLAHAFGVEHSSAAPLKRIWEPHLRRNTIVLSLAWIFNFFGILIFSILGSSVLKNAKGVELSDAFWMLIVINMLAYFGYVFHGWIGDKIGRKLTIIGGWILSGISFTIMLSPIATSPFMIIVTYGAGLFFLVGPYAAIQYFMAECYPVSCRATGTAFIGAMSQPGTILGGALFTAAAASAGTGAAALWVGAAGTLFSGLLMIAAKPPVEALLEDHPHDD